A window of the Garra rufa chromosome 10, GarRuf1.0, whole genome shotgun sequence genome harbors these coding sequences:
- the LOC141344748 gene encoding splicing factor YJU2-like — protein sequence MSERKVLNKYYPPDFDPSKIPKLKLPKDRQYVVRLMAPFNMRCKTCGEYIYKGKKFNARKETVQNELYLGLPIFRFYIKCTRCLAEITFKTDPENTDYAMEHGATRNFQAEKLIEEEEKKIQQEREEEELNNPMKVLENRTRDSKLEMEVLENLQELKELNQRQAQVDFEGMLDQYREMERRQRERELEEDERETKEMLDRALVKRLRDSDSEEETEISKDKSRKNITDKPTDILTTDGNTASQASSSVAVKKQKVESWERSVGGLGGKGVLGSLVVRKKPADSAGASAPKPESSTASNGGPVTSQNGSSLSLLGAYTDSDDSNSD from the exons ATGTCGGAAAGAAAGGTTTTGAAT AAATACTATCCTCCGGATTTTGATCCGTCTAAAATCCCTAAACTCAAACTGCCCAAAGATCGTCAGTATGTCGTTAGATTGATGGCACCATTTAATATGAG GTGTAAAACGTGTGGAGAATACATTTACAAAGGGAAGAAGTTCAATGCCCGGAAGGAGACCGTTCAGAATGAACTGTACCTGGGGCTTCCCATTTTCAGATTCTACATTAAATGCACCAGATGCTTGGCTGAGATCACATTCAAG ACAGATCCAGAGAACACTGATTATGCCATGGAACATGGTGCAACACGCAATTTTCAAGCCGAGAAACTGATCgaagaggaggaaaaaaagaTTCAGCAGGAGCGAGAGGAAGAGGAACTCAATAACCCCATGAAG GTCCTGGAGAACCGCACACGGGACTCAAAGTTGGAGATGGAAGTGCTGGAGAACCTGCAGGAGCTGAAGGAGCTGAACCAGAGGCAGGCGCAGGTGGACTTTGAGGGCATGCTGGATCAGTATAGAGAGATGGAgcggagacagagagagagagagctggagGAAGATGAACGAGAGACCAA AGAGATGTTGGACAGAGCTCTGGTAAAACGACTTAGGGACTCGGACTCTGAAGAAGAGACCGAAATTTCAAAAGACAAAAGCAGAAAGAACATAACTGATAAACCCACAGACATCCTCACCACAGACGGGAACACAGCATCACAG GCCTCATCGTCTGTGGCTGTAAAGAAACAGAAGGTAGAGAGCTGGGAGAGGAGTGTCGGAGGTCTGGGTGGGAAGGGAGTTCTGGGGTCTCTGGTGGTGAGGAAGAAACCAGCAGATTCTGCCG GCGCAAGTGCTCCCAAACCCGAGTCCTCCACAGCATCCAACGGAGGGCCGGTCACATCTCAGAACGGTTCTTCTCTCAGCCTCTTGGGGGCGTACACAGACAGCGACGACAGCAACTCTGACTAG